A single window of Dermacentor albipictus isolate Rhodes 1998 colony chromosome 1, USDA_Dalb.pri_finalv2, whole genome shotgun sequence DNA harbors:
- the LOC135917587 gene encoding uncharacterized protein isoform X1 — MPGAILVEGMEIAPEELDEAGWTTALGSKRKQPTSTPSYGGQRVTKNMPAGSRTANSPAKRFMKQVTAASRLPKLPKDQIKIIVRPKGGLDVSKTDIILLAQALAMAAALTEQQTAEDTVCPNKMQNILVISTPHDQNAKAYARISKIHTKLGAFEVSAYISAPDDTCKGVIRNIDPSFDEGALRRMILNPRNPTALEVRRIKNTQVVVILFDGMRVPNTVMCGAALVPCFLYKRQMDVCYACGHVGHRADVCPSSEEEKKKCRGCGKMKSSDSQEEEHQCTPKCEACGGPHITGDRTCKQRYQIPYIVRRRRRRRQQMLRKAQMASGDDISISYAKNSATPAAAYGGSNLQSRSQSRGRSRSRRRTGSGKGGNSSASRSRSRSRSRSQPAKRATWADKVKGSGTAPSMGKKTTTAKRASGCPEGPRHCRGT; from the coding sequence ATGCCCGGGGCCATACTCGTCGAGGGGATGGAAATCGCCCCGGAGGAGCTCGATGAAGCGGGATGGACGACCGCCCTCGGCAGCAAACGAAAACAACCAACGAGTACGCCGTCATATGGCGGGCAACGTGTCACCAAGAATATGCCGGCTGGCAGCCGCACGGCCAACTCGCCGGCCAAAAGGTTCATGAAGCAGGTAACGGCAGCCTCGAGGCTACCGAAATTACCCAAGGACCAAATCAAGATCATCGTGCGCCCCAAAGGAGGCCTTGACGTTTCCAAAACGGATATCATACTCCTCGCccaagccctggccatggcggcggccttgACGGAACAGCAGACTGCCGAGgacaccgtgtgcccaaacaagATGCAGAACATTTTGGTTATCTCTACCCCTCACGATCAAAACGCGAAGGCGTATGCTAGAATCAGCAAGATACATACCAAGCTCGGCGCCTTTGAGGTGTCAGCCTACATTTCTGCCCCTGATGACACGTGCAAAGGTGTAATAAGAAACATCGACCCTTCATTTGACGAAGGAGCCCTTAGGAGGATGATTCTGAACCCAAGAAACCCTACGGCATTGgaagtcagaagaattaagaacaCACAAGTAGTTGTTATACTGTTCGACGGCATGCGAGTGCCCAACACGGTCATGTGTGGAGCCGCCCTCGTTCCATGCTTTCTGTACAAACGGCAGATGGATGTATGCTACGCGTGTGGCCACGTGGGTCACCGagccgacgtgtgccccagtagcgaagaggaaaagaagaagtGCCGCGGCTGTGGGAAAATGAAGTCATCAGATTCACAAGAGGAGGAACACCAATGCACACCCAAATGTGAAGCATGCGGCGGCCCCCATATCACCGGGGATAGAACATGCAAACAACGCTACCAGATCCCATACATCGTTAGGCGTCGGCGTCGAAGGCGACAACAAATGTTGCGAAAAGCACAGATGGCCAGCGGCGATGACATCAGCATCTCCTACGCAAAGAACTCGGCGACACCTGCGGCAGCATATGGTGGCTCCAACCTGCAATCCCGTTCACAATCGAGGGGGCGCTCTCGCTCCAGGAGGCGAACCGGCTCAGGGAAAGGCGGGAATTCCAGCGCATCCAGGTCGAGATCCCggtcccggtctcgctcccagccCGCGAAACGGGCCACGTGGGCCGACAAGGTCAAGGGCTCCGGCACAGCACCGTCGATGGGAAAGAAGACTACGACGGCCAAAAGAGCAAGCG
- the LOC135917587 gene encoding uncharacterized protein isoform X2: MPGAILVEGMEIAPEELDEAGWTTALGSKRKQPTSTPSYGGQRVTKNMPAGSRTANSPAKRFMKQVTAASRLPKLPKDQIKIIVRPKGGLDVSKTDIILLAQALAMAAALTEQQTAEDTVCPNKMQNILVISTPHDQNAKAYARISKIHTKLGAFEVSAYISAPDDTCKGVIRNIDPSFDEGALRRMILNPRNPTALEVRRIKNTQVVVILFDGMRVPNTVMCGAALVPCFLYKRQMDVCYACGHVGHRADVCPSSEEEKKKCRGCGKMKSSDSQEEEHQCTPKCEACGGPHITGDRTCKQRYQIPYIVRRRRRRRQQMLRKAQMASGDDISISYAKNSATPAAAYGGSNLQSRSQSRGRSRSRRRTGSGKGGNSSASRSRSRSRSRSQPAKRATWADKVKGSGTAPSMGKKTTTAKRASG; the protein is encoded by the coding sequence ATGCCCGGGGCCATACTCGTCGAGGGGATGGAAATCGCCCCGGAGGAGCTCGATGAAGCGGGATGGACGACCGCCCTCGGCAGCAAACGAAAACAACCAACGAGTACGCCGTCATATGGCGGGCAACGTGTCACCAAGAATATGCCGGCTGGCAGCCGCACGGCCAACTCGCCGGCCAAAAGGTTCATGAAGCAGGTAACGGCAGCCTCGAGGCTACCGAAATTACCCAAGGACCAAATCAAGATCATCGTGCGCCCCAAAGGAGGCCTTGACGTTTCCAAAACGGATATCATACTCCTCGCccaagccctggccatggcggcggccttgACGGAACAGCAGACTGCCGAGgacaccgtgtgcccaaacaagATGCAGAACATTTTGGTTATCTCTACCCCTCACGATCAAAACGCGAAGGCGTATGCTAGAATCAGCAAGATACATACCAAGCTCGGCGCCTTTGAGGTGTCAGCCTACATTTCTGCCCCTGATGACACGTGCAAAGGTGTAATAAGAAACATCGACCCTTCATTTGACGAAGGAGCCCTTAGGAGGATGATTCTGAACCCAAGAAACCCTACGGCATTGgaagtcagaagaattaagaacaCACAAGTAGTTGTTATACTGTTCGACGGCATGCGAGTGCCCAACACGGTCATGTGTGGAGCCGCCCTCGTTCCATGCTTTCTGTACAAACGGCAGATGGATGTATGCTACGCGTGTGGCCACGTGGGTCACCGagccgacgtgtgccccagtagcgaagaggaaaagaagaagtGCCGCGGCTGTGGGAAAATGAAGTCATCAGATTCACAAGAGGAGGAACACCAATGCACACCCAAATGTGAAGCATGCGGCGGCCCCCATATCACCGGGGATAGAACATGCAAACAACGCTACCAGATCCCATACATCGTTAGGCGTCGGCGTCGAAGGCGACAACAAATGTTGCGAAAAGCACAGATGGCCAGCGGCGATGACATCAGCATCTCCTACGCAAAGAACTCGGCGACACCTGCGGCAGCATATGGTGGCTCCAACCTGCAATCCCGTTCACAATCGAGGGGGCGCTCTCGCTCCAGGAGGCGAACCGGCTCAGGGAAAGGCGGGAATTCCAGCGCATCCAGGTCGAGATCCCggtcccggtctcgctcccagccCGCGAAACGGGCCACGTGGGCCGACAAGGTCAAGGGCTCCGGCACAGCACCGTCGATGGGAAAGAAGACTACGACGGCCAAAAGAGCAAGCG